One segment of Balaenoptera ricei isolate mBalRic1 chromosome 8, mBalRic1.hap2, whole genome shotgun sequence DNA contains the following:
- the PYGM gene encoding glycogen phosphorylase, muscle form: MSRPLTDQEKRKQISVRGLAGVENVTELKKNFNRHLHFTLVKDRNVATPRDYYFALAYTVRDHLVGRWIRTQQHYYEKDPKRIYYLSLEFYMGRTLQNTMVNLALENACDEATYQLGLDMEELEEIEEDAGLGNGGLGRLAACFLDSMATLGLAAYGYGIRYEFGIFNQKISGGWQMEEADDWLRYGNPWEKARPEFTLPVHFYGRVEHTDQGAKWVDTQVVLAMPYDTPVPGYRNNVVNTMRLWSAKAPNDFNLKDFNVGGYIQAVLDRNLAENISRVLYPNDNFFEGKELRLKQEYFVVAATLQDIIRRFKSSKFGCQDPVRTSFDAFPDKVAIQLNDTHPSLAIPELMRILVDQERLDWDKAWDVTVKTCAYTNHTVLPEALERWPVHLIETLLPRHLQIIYEINQRFLNRVAAAFPGDIDRLRRMSLVEEGAVKRINMAHLCIAGSHAVNGVARIHSEILKKTTFKDFYELEPHKFQNKTNGITPRRWLVMCNPGLAEVIAERIGEDYIADLDQLRKVLSYVDDEAFIRDVAKVKQENKLKFSAYLEKEYKVHINPNSLFDIQVKRIHEYKRQLLNCLHIITMYNRIKKDPNKFFVPRTVIIGGKAAPGYHMAKMIIKLITAIGDVVNHDPAVGDRLRVIFLENYRVSLAEKVIPAADLSEQISTAGTEASGTGNMKFMLNGALTIGTMDGANVEMAEEAGEENIFIFGMRVEDVERLDQRGYNAQEYYDRIPELRHIIDQLDSGFFSPKQPDLFKAIVNMLMHHDRFKVFADYEDYIKCQERVSALYKNPREWTRMVIRNIATSGKFSSDRTIAQYAREIWGVEPNRQRLPAPDEKI; encoded by the exons ATGTCCCGGCCCCTGACAGACCAGGAGAAGAGAAAGCAGATCAGCGTGCGTGGCCTGGCTGGCGTGGAGAATGTGACCGAGCTGAAGAAGAACTTCAACCGGCACCTACACTTCACCCTCGTGAAAGACCGCAATGTGGCCACCCCTCGAGACTACTACTTTGCGCTGGCCTACACCGTGCGTGACCACCTCGTGGGCCGCTGGATCCGCACGCAGCAGCACTACTACGAGAAGGACCCCAAG AGGATCTACTACCTGTCTCTGGAATTCTACATGGGCCGGACGCTACAAAACACCATGGTGAACCTGGCCTTGGAGAATGCCTGTGATGAGGCCACCTACCAG CTGGGCCTGGACATGGAGGAGCTGGAGGAAATCGAGGAGGACGCAGGGCTGGGCAACGGGGGCCTGGGCCGGCTGGCGG CCTGCTTTCTGGACTCCATGGCGACACTGGGACTGGCTGCCTATGGCTATGGGATCCGCTATGAGTTTGGGATTTTTAACCAGAAGATCTCTGGGGGTTGGCAG ATGGAGGAGGCTGATGACTGGCTTCGCTACGGCAACCCCTGGGAGAAGGCCCGACCCGAGTTCACACTGCCTGTGCACTTCTATGGCCGAGTGGAGCATACCGACCAGGGGGCCAAGTGGGTGGACACGCAG GTGGTGTTGGCCATGCCTTACGACACACCCGTGCCCGGCTACCGCAACAACGTCGTCAATACCATGCGCCTGTGGTCTGCCAAGGCCCCCAATGACTTCAACCTCAAGGACT TCAACGTCGGTGGCTACATCCAGGCTGTGCTGGACCGCAACCTGGCTGAGAATATCTCCCGTGTCCTGTACCCCAACGACAAT TTCTTTGAGGGGAAAGAGCTGCGGCTGAAGCAGGAGTACTTCGTCGTGGCTGCCACGCTCCAGGACATCATCCGCCGCTTCAAATCCTCCAAGTTCGGCTGCCAAGACCCTGTGCGCACGAGCTTCGACGCCTTCCCGGATAAG GTGGCCATCCAGCTCAATGATACCCACCCCTCCTTGGCCATCCCCGAGCTGATGAGGATTCTGGTGGACCAGGAGCGGCTGGACTGGGACAAG GCATGGGACGTGACTGTGAAGACCTGTGCCTATACCAACCACACGGTGCTGCCCGAGGCCCTGGAGCGCTGGCCCGTGCACCTCATAGAGACCCTGCTGCCCCGGCACCTCCAGATCATCTATGAGATCAACCAGCGCTTCCTTAAC CGGGTGGCGGCTGCGTTCCCAGGGGATATAGACCGGCTGAGGCGCATGTCGCTGGTGGAGGAGGGCGCGGTGAAGCGCATCAACATGGCGCACCTGTGCATCGCCGGTTCACACGCTGTCAATGGCGTGGCTCGCATCCACTCCGAGATCCTCAAGAAGACCAC CTTCAAGGACTTCTATGAGCTAGAGCCTCATAAGTTCCAGAATAAGACCAACGGCATCACTCCTCGGCGCTGGCTGGTTATGTGTAACCCTGGGCTGGCAGAGGTCATTGCTGAG CGCATCGGGGAGGACTACATCGCAGACCTGGACCAGCTGCGCAAAGTGCTCTCCTATGTGGACGATGAAGCCTTTATCCGGGATGTGGCCAAAGTGAAGCAG GAAAACAAGTTAAAGTTCTCTGCGTACCTAGAGAAGGAATACAAAGTCCACATCAACCCCAACTCGCTCTTTGACATCCAGGTGAAGCGGATTCACGAATATAAACGCCAGCTCCTCAACTGCctccatatcatcacaatgtacaACC GCATCAAGAAGGATCCCAATAAGTTTTTTGTGCCTCGGACTGTGATAATTGGAGGGAAG GCTGCACCCGGGTACCACATGGCCAAGATGATCATCAAACTCATTACAGCCATTGGGGATGTGGTCAACCACGACCCGGCGGTGGGAGACCGCCTCCGCGTGATCTTCCTGGAGAACTACCGAGTCTCACTGGCCGAGAAAG tgATCCCGGCCGCTGACCTTTCTGAGCAGATCTCTACTGCGGGCACTGAGGCCTCAGGCACTGGCAACATGAAGTTCATGCTCAATGGGGCTCTGACCATTGGCACCATGGATGGGGCCAATGTGGAGATGGCAGAAGAGGCGGGAGAGGAGAACATCTTCATCTTCGGCATGAGGGTGGAGGACGTGGAAAGGCTTGACCAGAGAGG GTACAATGCCCAGGAATATTATGACCGAATTCCAGAGCTTCGGCACATCATTGACCAGCTGGACAGTGGCTTCTTCTCCCCCAAACAGCCCGACCTGTTCAAGGCCATTGTCAACATGCTCATGCACCATGACCG GTTTAAAGTCTTTGCAGATTATGAAGACTACATTAAATGCCAGGAGAGAGTCAGTGCCCTGTACAAG aaCCCGAGAGAGTGGACGCGGATGGTGATCCGGAACATAGCCACCTCTGGCAAGTTCTCTAGCGACCGCACCATTGCCCAGTACGCCAGGGAGATCTGGGGCGTGGAGCCGAACCGCCAGCGCCTGCCAGCACCTGACGAGAAGATCTGA